From Candidatus Thermodiscus eudorianus:
CCTACGATTAGTGAATAAAGGATTTCCTGCTTGCTCTCTTATATGTGGAAGCTTGCTTGAGAGTTTATCCAGCCAAGACCTGTACTCTTCGAGAAGAACACTATTAATAACAACCTCTATGCTGGGGTCACTGAGAAGTTTGTGGATAAGGCGTGTCGTCTCGGTATAGCCTGATTTAAAGGCTGCTATAAAGACGTTAGTATCTAGAAGAAATCTTCTCTTTTGCAATTCTGTTAGCCTCTTCCTCGACCTCGCTAGAAATCTTCTCTAGGTCTAGCCCGGCCTTTGCGACCTCTTCGGCGAGTTCTCGTAGCACCTTTTCAACGTCAATCTTTTTAAGAACTAGAGCGTCATCTCTAATATTTAAGACAAGTAGTCTATCCCCGTTCTTCAGGTTAAGCTTCTTCCTAACTCGACTAGGGATAACAATCCTACCCTTCTTGTCAATAACAACTATCTCCACAAATCCCACCTCTCCCACTTACCCCACGATTAGCAGTAGTATGACACCAGCTATAAGATTTCTCTATTCTTTTCAGCCTTTACCAGCGGCACTTCGAATATTAAAATAAAATAATAAATATTGTTAAATATCCTCAATTAAGCATCCCCATTCATTTCATCATAAATTGTAATATGTGGTTATATATAGCGTCTCTTCCGAATCCTTATAATGTATAGTGTTGTCTTGGATGGCTTAGGTGAGGCAGTTGCTCCAAACGAGGTAGCTGTCCGCGGACTCCTCTCTCCTCCGGGCTACATAGGGTTTACTCCGTTAAACTGTATAGGCCATGGCTCTCTCTATAGCGTGGCTCTGGGGCTGACACTTCTAACCTCTCCCACAACTGGTTGCTGTTGCCTGGATAGTCAGCATCTACCAAGGAGGCTAATCGTGTATGGTTTTGATTACCATCGTAATAACGAAGCGAATCATTGTCGACAAGAGACACTGGAGACTGTGCAAGGTCCACCACTGTGGCAACGGTTCTCTCAGCGTTGCAGTAGCTGGTGATAGCGATGGCCTGGGTGGTCGTGAAGATAGGGGGCTCGATACTAGAGTCCGCCAGAGACTATCTACGAGCAGCCGAGTCGCTGCAGAGACACTATCTATCGAGGGGCATTAGGGTAATCACAGTGGTCTCGGCCGCGAGCGGCGTGACAGACCTGATACTAGAGGCCCTCAAGGGCTCCATGGAGGCCAAAGAGGAGGCGATACACAGGGTCCTATCCATAGCGGGAGGGGTTGGAGGGGCAAGCCTCGAATCGATGATAAGCAAGGTGCTGGAGCCCCTTGAAAAAGTTGGAGGCGGCATTGTAGATCCCTGGGTGAAGGCTAGGCTCCTCTCGATAGGCGAGGCCGCGAGCCGCATGACCCTGGTCCAAAGCCTCCAGAGCCTGGGAGTTAAGGCCGTGGAAATCCCAGCGCCTGAACTCGTGAGGGCTTGGGGAGATCCGTTGAACTCCAGGATAGACTACCGGGAGACCTCGGCCAGGCTCAGCGCTATCGCGGGGAGGCTAGGGGAGTACCAGGCCGTGGTAGTAGACGGGTTCGTGGCTATGGGTGAGGAGGGAGTGGTGGTCTTGGGTAGGGGAGGCTCCGACTATACGGCCACAGCCCTGGCGGCACTCTCCGACGCCAGGCACGTGCACCTAGTCACAGACGTGGACGGCATATACAGCGCGGACCCCGCCATCGTCCCAAAGCCACGCCGCGTGGAGGCCCTCGGTTACAGGGAGGCCGCGGTCGCCGCGAGTTATGGTGTGAAGAAACTGCACCCGAGGACCTTCGAGCCCATAAACACTATCAGGCCCGTCGAGGTTAGGATCGGGGCCTGGACCAGGTGGACCCGGATAGCCGGGGTCCCCGAGGTTAAGCCCCCGAGGGTCAAGCTAGTCGCCTCAAGGAGGGTAGACGGCGTGGCCCACGTCTCCCTCATAGGCTCTGGACTCGCCTCTCCCGAGCTTGTCTCGGGAGCAGTCGCCGCGGTCAGGAATGCTGGACTGGAGTTCCACGAGATGATCCTCTCCCCCGGGAACCAGTCGCTGGCCTTCAAGGTGGACAGAAGCCTAGAGACGGCTCTAGTGAACGCGCTCCACGGCCTAGTAGGGGTGTATTAGCATGGTGGAGAAGCTCCGGGTAGCGGTTCTAGGCGCGACGGGCATAGTGGGTCAGAGGTTCGTGGCCAGGCTATCGCGCCATCCATGGTTTGAACTCGAAGCCCTATACGCATCGCCAGAGAAGGCCGGCTACAGGTATGGTGACGTCGTCGAGTGGGTGATCGACGAGGAGCCGAGAGAGGACGTGTGGGAGATGCGTCTCAGAAAGCTCAGGGTGGAAGATGTGGCGCGAGAGGGCTTCGACCTGGTGTTCTCCGCCCTATCCTCAAGCGTGGCCGCCGCTGTCGAGGCTGAGTTGGCTAGGCTGGGGGCTAGGATCGTGTCGAACGCCAGCCCCTACAGGATGGAAAGGGACATACCACTGTTGAACCCCGAGGTCAACGCGGACCACGCAGTGCTAGTCGAGAAGCAGGCCAGGCGCGGGTGGAGGGGGTGGATAGCCAAGGTCCCCAACTGCTCCACCGCAATACTAACCCTCGCCCTAAAGCCCGTCCACGACAAATACAGGATAAAGAGGGTGATGGTAGCCACCATGCAGGCAGTCAGCGGCGCAGGCCTCCGAGGCGTCCCAGCCACCATGATAACCGACAACATAATACCACACATACCAGGCGAGGAGGAGAAACTAGCCCGAGAGACGCGCAAGATACTAGGCCGCCTAAGAAACAACGAGATAACACAAGCAGACATGACGGTGACAGCCATCACAACAAGAGTCCCCGTACTAGACGGCCACCTAGAAGCAGTATTCATAGAAGTCGAGGAAACACCCCAAACCCCCCAAGAAGTCGCGGCGACGCTGGAAGAATACAGGGGCAACAAGATCAAAAACCTAAAGCTACCCACAGCCCCACAGAAACCAGTAATAGTCAAACACGAAGAAAACAGGCCACAACCAAGACTAGACAGGAACGCCGGAGACGGCATGACAGTCACAGCCGGGAGGATCAAGATAGACCAGGAGAACAACACGATAAAAATGATAATACTAGGGCACAACACGATCAGGGGGGCAGCCGGGACAGGAATACTAATAGGCGAACTAATGCACAAACAAGGACACACCAACTAAGACGTCTTTATTAATAGGAGATATACTATACTTGAGGGAAACCCTAAGTCAAAGCGCAGAACACCCCCACAAGCTTCACCGCACATTTTATGGATTATAACTAAAGAGCTCCTAGAAGATAATTCTCTAAGGTACTAGTAAAGCTCGAAAGAGACCTAGCGAGAGTATTGGCTGAGTGCAACGAGTGTAAAAGAAAAGCACTAGATCGCCTAGAAATATACAAGGCGGAGCTAGAAGACCTACTAGCACAAGAGCCTACCTTTAGCCGATAACATCTCTATTATCTGGTGTTAGGTAAGACTTGGACGCCCGTTCTTTTAGGTACAAGACATATAATAGTATTACTGTAGTACTGTGGTAAATGAACACTGGTGAAGCTGATTGCGGTTACTTACTAGCATTGGTGGCTGGCCTTCAGAGCAATATAGAGAAAAAATAAAGATGGCAGCAAGAATCATAAAACAAATGGAGGATATGAAATTTATTAATGATATTTTCTTCATAAGAGCAGTGTTCTCAGCATATCCTCGAGCTATTTATGGCCCTTCTCCCCTTGTAGCTCCTTACACCGAGCTGTGGGATCTAGAAACGACAGAGTTCTCAAAACTAGTAGAATTAGCTAATAAGATATCTCAAGCTTATTCCGATCGTAATAAAAATTTAATAGCTAGAAATTCGCAATTAAAGATTTATCTTGCCGTTAAGGCTTTGGATGAAAATCTGGCCGGATCTTTAACTATAAGGATTTCAGGGTTTGAAAAGAGAAATTATGGCGATATTGAACTATATCTTTATAAGTTAGACGGTGACGAAGAGACGGAATTTTTCGACTTGCTGAGAGAGCATATTAAGCAGGATAAATATATAGCGACTCGGCTAGCTGATTTGTCTGAATATATCCTTAACGAAATTGGTAGTGTTAAGTTTACTACAATAATGGGAGTAGATGATTCGATTAAGTACGGCTATGGATCTATGTTAATTGCTGCACATGGAGGGCCGACTGGCCAAGCGTTTCAAAGCCACATCGCATTAATTAGGAGATACGCGAAATATAGAGTAGATACCCTAAGGAGGAGATCAGAGTATTATGAAGTTGAGTCTGATATAGTGAAGAAACTTGGATCGATTTATAACTTTAACAAGGTCGTCGGTGCCTTTATAGCTAAACGGAACATTAAAACCATTATGGAAGCTTTTGAAAAAGAATATAGGAACTCTGGCGTAGAAACTTCACAGGGTAGCTATATAGTCGTGGCTAGGGATGGAACTTTAAGTCAAGCTTATGGTAATATTTTAAAAATAATTAAAATAATGTTAGAACCATTCGCGGATGAGAGGCAGTTCAATAGACTAGTTGAAAATGCTGTAAAAAAGATTAAAGAAAAACTTTATTCCTAGCTACTTGTCATATATTTTCTAATACCAGCTGGTATATAGATCACTGGAACCGGAAATAGACCTCTACTCCCTACCTTTGTAAGGAAACCAGTAGACTTATCCCTTTCTAAGCCTTTAGGCAGAGCAGATCTTCTTGTGGCTATAAGTACTATGAAGGTACATGATTTTTTAAGTTCTTTTGGCAAGTTAGTGTACGATGATATTAATTGATCTTGGAATTTTACAGGCGATCTCGAGCCTGGATTCTCTTTTTCTTCTATTATTAGTGTGAGGCCTTTTGCTGAAATAATTATGTAGTCCGGATTCTTAAAAGTTGCTCCTTTTATCATGTAGAGTTTTGCGATTTCATCTTCATTACAGTAGACGGCCTCTGGACAATTTTTCTTTAATATTTTACTAAGATCTCCATTATTGCATTCGGTTTCGCATTCCTCAAGTTTTTCTTTTATCCCTTTTATTAAATCTAAGGTTGATTTCCTAAATGGACATTGGTATGGAAGCGCTAGCCTATTGAACCAGTTCTTAAATTTTTTATTATTTTCAAAATTTATTAAAACTTCTTCTATATGATCCTCTATCATGTCTAGATATTTTATAAATTTACGATAGTCTATATCACATCGGCACACCTTGCAGTGACCATTATTTAGGCACAGCTCAATAAACTTTGTATCACACGTACCAATTTGAACCATTCTAATCACTCTCATTTAATTATTATATTTTGCAAGACGTTTTCTTCTCTACCTTCCATGATATTTACGTTATCCTACAAAATAAAAGTTGTAATCCTTCAATTTCCCGGTTAACCTTTATATCTATTCATCGGTTCAATAGTATACTGTGACTATAGAGGGTATAGGTATACTTTCAGTGAGAGAGCAGTTGCTCCTATCGATTATCTTATATTATCGGAAGCGTGGGTGGGGCTACTATAGGACCGGAAGAATTCTCTGGCTCTGGCTTGAGGCCTAGAACCCGAATAACACGCATTTGAGCGGTTCTAGGATATTATTGTAGTAATAATGGAGAGTCCACTGATACTTGTAAATGTCGCAACAACCCGTAGACTATTCGAGAAACCCGATGATGAAGATGAGGGACCCTCAATTATCTCTGAAGGGTATTTGAGGCTCTGTAGGACGCAGAGAGTAATTATCGGTGCCTTAAAGGGCCTAAACGGCAGAGCTCTTTTTCATAGTATTTTGTAGAAGTTATAAAGCAACTTGGAGTATGGGATGATGCAGTTAAGAAGAGTATGGGTAGCTCTGAAAAAGGCTTAAGGTTTGAGGGCTCGTAGATTCTTGTAATGGTGTCTGCTGGATTTCAAGGAAGCTTGGAAAAGTTCCTATAATGGTTGAGAACTTCAGGGTTGAAAACGAGCTCGGAGGCGTAATCTAGGTTTGGAGTAAGAAAGAGTATGGTAGAAACGCCTACTTGGATGAAGCTTTAGATTTAGCTGTACTACATGGTGCTAAAAGAATTGTCCGAGTGGAGCTTTTAATAGGCCTTAATGATAGGTTTGCTGAGTTTATGGGAGAACATGGCATTAGCATCATTAAAATCTATAGGGACAGGAGTCCTCTTTGGCTGGATAGAGCTAGGCTCGAAGCTTCCTTCGATAGGCCTCCGAATCTTTATCCCTCATCCTGCTGAGATACCATTGGGTTAGGTTGATGGAGGATTTGTTCTTCTTATTGGCTAGGAGTTATTGATTCACGGGGTTCGGGGTGTGGTGTTGCAGTTATTGGTTTAGGCATTTGAGTATGCATTCTCCTTTTTGTGTTATTTTTAGGAGTGCTTGTCGTGGTGGTCCTGGTTCTAGTGTTTTTGTTATGAATCCTAGTCGTTCTAGGGCTTCTGCCCATCGTGAGGCTGCGTTGTAGTTTAGGCCTGTTTTGTTTGCTAGTTCTTGTATGTTTATGGGTCCTGCTGCTATTGCTTCTAGTGTTAGTTTTAGGTTTGAGAGGGTTTCTTCGAGCCTGGGCATTTGTGTTCACCTCTTTTTGGCTATTTGGTTATTGTTGTTGTTTAATATTTCGGAGTTTCTATGGAGTAAAGTTTAATATGTTAGATTTGATCCTAGTTCAATAGTAAACTAGGTAATAGGAGTAATGTTGTAGAGATGTTGTAGAGGGTTACTGTGATCTATTCTGTTGGGATAGGGTATGTGTTGCGTGGTGTTGTTAAGGGTTTAGAGGAGTTGTAAGTTTATCCAGTTGTCTGCTAGGAAGGCTAAAGGTCTTGGTGATGGCCTGTTTAGGGTTAGGATTCGTGTTGAGTAGTTTTCCAGGGGGTCTTGTCCAGGTTCCTGGACAAGATCTTGACAAGGGTTAGTGAAGGGAGTCTGTTAGAGGGGAGTTAGTGATGGTGGAGAGTGGTTCTATGTTTAGGAGATGGGGCCCGGGCCGGGATTTGAACCCGGGACCTCCGGATCCACAGTCCGGCGCTCTAACCAGGCTGAGCTACCCGGGCCATGCTCGACCGCCCAGATAGTAGTTCACCGCCCCCATAGAGGGGCTCATCCCGGGCCCCAGCGTGCCGTTTACCTGCTCTGTTGGTCTTAGGGGTTTAATTCTTTATGAACACGGCTCTCATGGCTACGGTACTCCATTCCCTTTGGGGGCTTTACTAGCTCTTCCCTCGATGCTCTAGGCAGGTCTAGCCTGATGATGTCGTCGTGTGTAGTGGTGTTGTCTATGGCGTAGCTTGTCCTGGTCCTTCCGAGCTAGGTTGGCACGTAGTTTTACTTATGAAATTATATTTAAATATTTACTGTTTATTTCTTCTTTTACAGCTATCTCATGTAACCGTTTGTCCCCGGTTAGGAATAGGCTTGAATCAACATATTTTGCTGACGCAATTTGTATTGCGTCGGCCTCGTAGATGTGGTATTTTTCTATTAGCTTCCAACTATCTCTTAGAATTTTTATCTTCAATGGCACAATCAATGCAACTCCTAGTTTTATCATCCTCCTAGCCTCTAGTAGGAACCTGTTCTTGACAATCTTGAACGCATGATCATCGATTCTACCGGTGCTTCTGGCTTTATCGAAGGCCCCTAGAACCTCTCCGATATTCCATATACTATAGGATAGCTTAACCTCTCCCGAGTATGATTTGATGTAGAGCTTTCTCACAAAATCACTGCCTGGCTCTTCAATATATCTTTTTATTATAGCACTGCTATCCAGATAAATTATTTGATCGTTCATCCCTCATAACCCGGATTAAATCGCTTACAGTACCCTCCCGGGCCTTTATTGGCTCAAAATCTATCTCGTAGTTCTCGGAGCCAGCTAGGTCTAATAGTGCATCCTCCAATGCATCCTCGATAATCTCATTACTAATCATCTCTTCGAGGAGCCTGCTAGCCTCCACACCCTTTTTAGATGCATACCTCTTAAACCTCTCCCATAACTCCTTATTGATATATATGCTCGTCTTAACCTTAACCACCCTAAACACCTCTATTACAGAATATACCGAAACCCGTATTAAACGTTAACCAGGAAGTACTCTCCGTTACAACTCAAGTCAATACTGGTTCATGTGGTTGACATATGGCCACGCAGCGGGCTCCTTCAGCTTCAGCCGGCAGCGTTTCGCGGTGCAGACGCTATTATGGATGCAACCCCGCTGGCATCGACCATGGCCTCGACCTCTCCCAGCTCGTATAGCGTGCGGCTGTTGGGGAGTTGGAGGTATGCGAGGGCCTCGTCACCCGTGAGCACTATGTTATAGTAGTAGGGGTCGAAGTAGTCCAGGTAGCCCGTTACCCTGTCGTAGATGGGGGAGTCCTCCACGCCCTCGACAATCAATAGTAGGAGGGAGCCGACACGCACCATATCATACTCGCCCTGCCTAGAGAAGCCCCTCGGGCTCCAATCCCCCGGCCCACAGGCGGTAGAGGCGTCAAGGAGTTTCACGGCCGACTCTATAGCCGCTAGTGCATGCCTCCTGCCAGGACTATGCGTGTCGCCCCAGAGGACTAGCTTCAGCCACTCGTCACGTGCCAGGGCATAATAGGAATCTAACAGGAGCGCCTCCCGATACTGATCCAGCAGCACGCTGCACCTGGATCCGTAAACCCTTGAGGCCAGGGGGCTCGCACCCGAGGTGTCAAGGCCCAGTAGGGCAGTTGAGGCAGAGATCCAAGCCTTCCTAATAGCCCACTCATAGTCCCTGGCATAATAGTCGTTCCAAGCCGACACCAGGGTCGACCGGGCCCGGGCCTGGAGGCTCGAATGCATACTCCATGTAACCCTCAATGGGGACCCCCCAGGGGGAGGGACCCTCTACCAGGGGCCTTATCTGATGTCCTGGCCCCGATCACAACCCGGAGGGACCCTCTAGCCCACCGGGCTCTCAGCTTTCAGCACTCACCACCAGGCCCCCTAGTAGAGGGTCCCTCCATACCATTAAGGGTCCCTCCTGGGAGGGTAATATCGTCACTACCGGTGTTACCCCCATATGTCTCCTGGTATTATGTCCTGGTCGGGCCTTTACAAGCCACGCGCACTATATAGTGGTTGGGTGTGTGGTAGATGGCTCTACACGACCTCGCAGCGGTGATAGACTCACTCAGGCACGCGATCAGCTTCAGCGCTGGGAACATAGGGTATTACCTGGCGGCGGCGGGCCTCGCCATACTGGTCGTAGCGGGCCTGTTTATAGGAGGAATGCTGGTCTACAGGGGGCTCAAGAACATATCATACATGGAGACGGGGGAGTTCGCCAAGTTCCTACTCGCGTCCGCGATCGTGTTGATAGTCCTGGGAGCTATCTGGCCATAGCCTCTGCCTCCCTCTCCTCAAGCTTTCTCTTCAACATCTTCAGCCTGACGAAGTCCTCCCTCATACGCTCGTCGAGCACGCTCTTGATGAACTTTATAGCTGACTGGTAGCTGGGCAGGATCACGTAGTCCATGGCGTTCACCAGCCTCTGCGTCTCCCTCAGCTCGTCTATGAGGCGGCGGAGCATCTCCTCGTACTCGGCTAGCTTTAGGATTGAGGGGAGGAGCCTGGCCAGCATGTTCCTACTCTCCCTCAGCCTCGGGCTCGCGTCAAGCGGGTACGGGTTACCCGGTATGGTCTCCTCCACCACCTGGAAGGTAGGGGTTTTCACGGCGAAGAGCACCCTCGTGCCGACCCTGACCCTGGTGCTAGGCGGTATGGCCATCGTATAACTCCTGGCCCTAGCCTCCCCCTCCTCCGCGAGGCCCTGATAGTAGTATGCGAAGAGCTTGTATATGTCCCTGAAAACCTCGTTCTGATACTTGTTATACTCCTCCCCCGCGCTCTTGATGTAGTGTAGGAGGACCTCCCTCTTCTCCTCCATCACGCCACGGATCTTCCTAAGCATCTTCTCCTCTCTCCTGAGGCGTATCAGGTTTATCTTCGTCGGCAGCACCTTCCTCGGATCAATCGCCAACAGCCTACCCCTCTCCCCAGTCCACAGCCACTAGTACACCACACCATAATATTACAGTTTCGACAAGAGCGTCCGCAAAGACCCGCTTAGGATTAAAAAGAAAGTAGTGGTCTACGGCCGTTTTCTGCGTGTATAGGCTACTAATAGGGTGGCGATGGCCAGCAGGGCTGCTAGGGGCGTGTAGCCCGGCTCTGGGACTGGTGTTGGATTAACCAACACGTTTACGGAGTCTGTCTTGGTGTTTCCCGCAGGATCGGCTGCGACCGCCTGTATGGTATAGCTCCCCGGCGGTTCCCTGGTCGTGTTCCAGTCGTAGGTGTATGGTCCTGGGCCCGTCTGGTTCGACACCAGGGTCCCGTTGATGTATATGGCCACCCAGGCTATCCCGTTGGCGTCGCTCGCGTCAACAGTTATCGTAACGGTCCCGGCAACCTGGTCCCCATCGCTTGGCTCTGTTATCGATACGCTTGGCCTCGTGTTGTCGAACTTGTAGATCCTCCACTCGCTGGCCCTGTTCCCGGCGGTGTCATTCGCTATGATCGTGATGTTGTAGGTGCCATCCGCGTAGTCGGTTGTCGCCACGGTTATCGTGTGGGTCCCCGAGGACAACGCGCCCTGCTCTATCAAGGTACCATTCAAGTAGACCATGTAGCTATCCGGGTGAACCTCCGACGCGGTGAACCCCAGGCTGAGATCCCCAGAGACCACCGAGTTATTCGCTGGCCCCGTAACCGTTAGCGCGGGAGCCGTATTGTCCACTGTGAGCGTTATCGAGTCGGAATCATAGTTGCCGTCCAGGTCCCAGGCCTCCAGGGTTAGAGTATGGCTTCCATCCGCTACCCGTGAGGAGTCCCAGGAGACCGTGAAGTAGCCTGTCGTGTAGCCACTCCATATACTCGTGCCGTCGACTTTGAGCGTCCAATTCTTGAGGTTGTCATCGTAGACATAAACGCGCACATCGACTCGGCCACTTACAAGAGCACCATTCTCGGGCTCTAGTATACGGGCAGAGGGATGATAGTTCTTCACATTAATCCCAATAACCCTCTCCGCCCTATTACCGGCCCAGTCAAGGGCTACAACCCTCAAGTTATAGTATCCGTCTGGGAACTTGGAGGTATCAACACCAACCGTGCCCGCCGGGGGATAGGCTACACCGGCTATTGAATCGTTCAAGAACACCATAACCACCATGACCCCGTAGTCGTCGCTGTAAGTGAAGTTGACATCTATCAAGCCGCGGACGTCAACACCATCACTTGGAGCAGTCACGTTGATGGCTGGCGGGGTAGAGTCGCTAGGAGGCGCCCCTAGGTAGGGCGAGTACGTTAAGCTCCCAATCCCAGAGGAATAGTAGATCTCCTCGGGATCCGTGGCATCGGCTCCTAGGGTCGTCACGTTAGGCCCATCGGAGCCGCCCCAGTAGTTATCCGTGACATTCGCCGTCCCGCCTCTAACCGTTAATCCATACCCCGGGTTCCTCGATACCACCGACTCATGTACTGTGAGGGTCCCTCCGGTTATACGGAGGGGCTCGCCTCCTATACCTGTAGCGTTCAGCCCCGCTATCCTAAGGTTCCCACCGTTAGCCTGGAACACCGCCCAGCCGCTAACTGGGTCAGTATTTGTCCATGTCGTCTCGTCGAGGATGGGTGAGATCACGTTGGTTGTCCCCGAGCGAACGTCTAAGATTGTGTCTTTTGTGTGCGTTATTCTTGGCTGGTCGAATACCGTGTCGCTGCTCCATATTGTAAATAATGCTCCAGCGCCTCTGTCGCTAGTCGATATATTCATTTCTCTGGCGTAGAATACGTGTGTGTCCACCAGGTAGATTCCCCTGGTGTCGATGAATTCTACCCTGCTGAGCGTCAATGAGTAGATGCTTCTGAGGTCGAAGGCATAGTTTGTTATTATGGTTCCCGGCTGTGGCGAGTGGACGGATACATTCTTCATTAGCACCCTGTTCCCGTCATCGATATCCAGGACGTTGTATACAGTGGTGTTTATCTCTGTATCTCTGATCTCAAGCTGATCTATAAACGCCAAATAAAAGTTGTTTAGCGTTGGGTTGGTGCCATTTATCGTTATTATAGAGTTTGATATGTATAGTCTGGGCAGCGAGCTGGTTCTCGACGAGTAGAGGAACCTGTATGCACTGCCAGTTATGTTGGCCCCGTTGAAGACAAGCGTTGAATGGTCCTCGTTATCGCTTGAGCTTGATAGGTATATCACGGTGACGTACTGCGAGTTCGACTCTATGCGCGAGTTGACGAATTCTATGTGGGAGTCGAGCCAGTCCCTAATCACAGGGTAATAGCCGTAGGAGTCCGCTCTTGAGAGGTAGTCTCTCACATTGATTACTGAATTATTTATAGTGATTTTAGATGTATAGGCCTGGATGAGGCCAGGCCTCGAATCCATGGTTAACCCATTAATGGTTACCCTCGCGTTTAGCGCAATGACCTGGCTCGCACTGGTTATCGTCGTGGTTGCATCATACACGTAGACTATCGGTTTACCGTCTATCGTGTTACCAGTGATAGCATGCCTGGCACGGTCCAAGTAGCTATACGAGACGCCATCTATCAGTATCCCGCCGGGGTACCCTGGCCGCGAGTATATCGTGTTGTTGACTGCTTGAACGCCTATGGAGTTTGCAATGTGTATTGATATAGTTTGCCCCTCGAAGGTGTTCCTTGCAATGACAGCTTCCACCCCGCTTGAATTGGAGAAGAAGGATATATCGATCCCCATCTTCCCGGGGCCAATTATCCGGTTGTCCTCGATATGCATGTTATAGCTTCCAGTCGTGTATATGAGGGATCCCACCTCAACCCCATTATTAGTTATATTCGAACCTCTTATTATTAGATCTCTAGACCCCCAGCTGGGATAGAACCGTAACAGGCTATCAGTGGAGGTGGAGCCAGCCCTACGAGATATACTAGAATGGAGGATTCTAACCTCCCCATGATAGGCTACATCGATCACCTTCTGCGAACTCTCTAGCCGAGAATAAGTGACCGTCACATTATCACAGGCGGATTCGGTTGAAGAAGGGATCCACGAGTAGATCGTTACGGCTTCAGACTCCACAACCGATCCATTTATCCAGAGGTTAGAATGCCTCACCAGGCTTATCGCCTTGACAAGGACATCAGGGTCCGTGCTTCTCAGGGTTGAATTGTTTACCGTGACACTCCCGCCATAGTCGATGTTGATCAGCCTTGAACCCTCAAGCCTTGAATCCCTTATATGGACTGTAGCGTTATTCACCTCTACGCCCAGGAGTTTGGGGAACGTTATTGACCCGTTTACCGTTACATCCTCTATGGATACGGTTCTCGCGTCGAATACCTTTATCCCGTAGAGGTAGGAGTCACGTGTAATGGTTACACCCCTGATGGTTATGGAGTCCGAGTGGCTTACAGCTATCGGTCCTGGCACTCCGGT
This genomic window contains:
- a CDS encoding AbrB/MazE/SpoVT family DNA-binding domain-containing protein yields the protein MEIVVIDKKGRIVIPSRVRKKLNLKNGDRLLVLNIRDDALVLKKIDVEKVLRELAEEVAKAGLDLEKISSEVEEEANRIAKEKISSRY
- the asd gene encoding aspartate-semialdehyde dehydrogenase is translated as MVEKLRVAVLGATGIVGQRFVARLSRHPWFELEALYASPEKAGYRYGDVVEWVIDEEPREDVWEMRLRKLRVEDVAREGFDLVFSALSSSVAAAVEAELARLGARIVSNASPYRMERDIPLLNPEVNADHAVLVEKQARRGWRGWIAKVPNCSTAILTLALKPVHDKYRIKRVMVATMQAVSGAGLRGVPATMITDNIIPHIPGEEEKLARETRKILGRLRNNEITQADMTVTAITTRVPVLDGHLEAVFIEVEETPQTPQEVAATLEEYRGNKIKNLKLPTAPQKPVIVKHEENRPQPRLDRNAGDGMTVTAGRIKIDQENNTIKMIILGHNTIRGAAGTGILIGELMHKQGHTN
- a CDS encoding MarR family transcriptional regulator, with the translated sequence MPRLEETLSNLKLTLEAIAAGPINIQELANKTGLNYNAASRWAEALERLGFITKTLEPGPPRQALLKITQKGECILKCLNQ
- a CDS encoding type II toxin-antitoxin system VapC family toxin yields the protein MRKLYIKSYSGEVKLSYSIWNIGEVLGAFDKARSTGRIDDHAFKIVKNRFLLEARRMIKLGVALIVPLKIKILRDSWKLIEKYHIYEADAIQIASAKYVDSSLFLTGDKRLHEIAVKEEINSKYLNIIS
- a CDS encoding ribbon-helix-helix domain-containing protein — encoded protein: MVKVKTSIYINKELWERFKRYASKKGVEASRLLEEMISNEIIEDALEDALLDLAGSENYEIDFEPIKAREGTVSDLIRVMRDERSNNLSG
- a CDS encoding V-type ATP synthase subunit D; the protein is MAIDPRKVLPTKINLIRLRREEKMLRKIRGVMEEKREVLLHYIKSAGEEYNKYQNEVFRDIYKLFAYYYQGLAEEGEARARSYTMAIPPSTRVRVGTRVLFAVKTPTFQVVEETIPGNPYPLDASPRLRESRNMLARLLPSILKLAEYEEMLRRLIDELRETQRLVNAMDYVILPSYQSAIKFIKSVLDERMREDFVRLKMLKRKLEEREAEAMAR